From Pantoea vagans:
GACACGTGAAAGGGCCAGCCTGATCATGACCAAAAGTGGCGATCATGCGGTCGATAAGGTTCGCCTGCGTAAATAACAGCGGTCATAAAAAAGCCTGCATCAGTGCAGGCTTTTTTTGATCAGACAGGACGCAGTGATATTTCCCCCCCCACCCAGGCTTTTATTTCACCATCCTGCTCCAGTAATAAACCACCCTGGCTGTCGACACCCCGTGCAATACCATGCACTTCACGTTCGCCGATGAGCAACTTAACGGGCCGGTTAATAAAATTGTCCAGTGCCGCCCAGCGCGAGATGAAGGCAGTTAATCCCTCCTGCTCAAACAGCGGCAGGGCCTCGCGCAGGCTGTTGATCAGACGGGCTGCCAGCTCATTGCGGTTCACGCTTACTCCGGCCTCCTGCAGGTTAATCCAGCCCTGATTAATCTGTGAAGCATCCGCTGTCCGCATCGCCAGATTGATGCCCGCCCCCATCACGATCTGAGCAGCATCACCGGTTTTACCGGTCAGTTCGACCAGAATACCTGCCAGTTTCCGATCGTTGAGGTAAATATCATTAGGCCACTTTACCCGGACATCATCGGCACCGAGTGCACGTAATGTTTCAGCCATAACAATGCCAATGACCAGGCTAAGACCCATCGCCGCAGCCGGACCCTGCTCAAGACGCCAGTACATGGACATGTAGAGGTTGGCACCAAAAGGAGAGAACCATTGACGACCACGACGGCCACGACCTGCCTGCTGATATTCAGCGATACAGGCGGCACCCGACTGCAGGTCATGCATGCGTTCTAGCAGATACTGGTTTGTGGAGTCAATGACCGGGATAACCGAGACATTGCCCTGCTTCACCTGTGACAGAATTGCCTGCTCATCCAGCAGCTGTATCGGGGCAGAGAGACTGTAGCCTTTCCCTGTCACGGTATAGACGTCCAGACCCCAGCTTTTTAGTGTCTGGATGTGCTTGTTGATGGCGGCACGACTCATGCCCAGAGTGTCGCCCAGCTGCTCGCCAGAATGAAACTCACCATCAGATAAAATATCGACCAGTTTTAGCGGGACACTGTGGTCTTTCATGCGATCACCCCGACAGCATTGCACTCACCCTGCGCCTGAATAAAGCGGACTTCGGGCTCCAGCCAGACATCAAATTTTTCACCCACCCGGGCGCGCACAGTTTTTGCCAGCGCAACGATATCCTCAGGCGTGGCATGGTCAGCGTTAATCAGCACCAGAGCCTGTTGCTGGTGAACGGCGGCGCCGCCGATGCGATACCCTTTCAGCTGACACTGATCGATAAGCCACCCTGCGGCCAGCTTAGTTTCTCCATCTGGCATCAGATAGTGTGGCATAGCGGGAAATTGGGTGAGCAGTGTGTGACACTGCGCCTCGGTGACGACCGGGTTTTTAAAGAAGCTGCCGACATTACCGGTGACTTTCGGATCCGGTAATTTGCTCTGCCGCATCTGGCAAACCGCGTGATAGACATCCCAGGCATTAGCTGTCACCGGATTAAGCGTTTTCAGATCGCCATAGGTTAATACCGGCTGCCATTGCTTAGGCAGGATCATCCCGACGGCGACGATGACATAGCCTGACTGGTAGCGATGTTTAAAAATGCTGTCACGATAGCCAAACTCACAGGCTTCACGATCGAGGCGTTCTGTCTCACCACTGTGCAGATTAAGTACATCCACGTATTCGCAGACAGCTTTTAATTCCACACCATAGGCACCAATGTTCTGAATCGGTGCCGAACCCGTCATTCCAGGGATCAATGCCAGGTTTTCCAGGCCAGTGATCCCTTTTTCCAGCGTGCTTTTAACCAGTTGATGCCAGTTTTCACCTGCCCCGACATGCAACTTCCAGCACTCAAATTCATCCTGAATTTTGATGCCTTTAATGCGATTCAGCACCACGGTACCGGCAAAATCCTCCAGGAAGAGGACGTTACTGCCTTCCCCGAGCACAAGGAAAGGTGACTGATTACGCTGGCTATCCTGCCATGCGGCCAGAATGGCGGCTGGCGTCTCTGCGACGATGCGTTTTTGTGTGTGTACTTCAAGCCCAAGCGTGTTGTCGGCTTTTAAGGAGGGATGCTGGCTGGACATTTGACGGCCTTTACTGAGTTATCTGGCCGTAGTTTACCGTATCAGAGAGGGGTTCTCAGGCTGTTTTCGGAGATTACGGTGCGGTTTTTCACGATCTGCAGACGTAAAAAAGCCCCGCACTCTCGTGCGGGGCTTCTTCACTTATTTGATGCCTGGCAGTTCCCTACTCTCGCATGGGGAGGCCCCACACTACCATCGGCGCTACGGCGTTTCACTTCTGAGTTCGGCATGGGGTCAGGTGGGACCACCGCGCTAAAGCCGCCAGGCAAATTCTGTCTCCGCGCCGCCACAGGGGGCCGCGCAGAATATCCGGTACAAGGCTGAAAATCGTGTCTCTCAAAAACGCCTCTGGCGTTGTAAGGTTAAGCCTCACGGGTCATTAGTACCGGTTAGCTCAACGCATCGCTGCGCTTACACACCCGGCCTATCAACGTCGTAGTCTTCAACGTCCCTTCAGGACCCTCAAGGGGTCAGGGAGAACTCATCTCGGGGCAAGTTTCGTGCTTAGATGCTTTCAGCACTTATCTTTTCCGCACTTAGCTACCGGGCAATGCCATTGGCATGACAACCCGAACACCAGTGGTGCGTTCACTCCGGTCCTCTCGTACTAGGAGCAACCCCCCTCAATTCTCCAGCGCCCACGGCAGATAGGGACCGAACTGTCTCACGACGTTCTAAACCCAGCTCGCGTACCACTTTAAACGGCGAACAGCCGTACCCTTGGGACCTACTTCAGCCCCAGGATGTGATGAGCCGACATCGAGGTGCCAAACACCGCCGTCGATATGAACTCTTGGGCGGTATCAGCCTGTTATCCCCGGAGTACCTTTTATCCGTTGAGCGATGGCCCTTCCATTCAGAACCACCGGATCACTATGACCTGCTTTCGCACCTGCTCGAGCCGTCACTCTCGCAGTCAAGCCAGCTTATGCCATTGCACTAACCTCACGATGTCCGACCGTGATTAGCTGACCTTCGTGCTCCTCCGTTACTCTTTAGGAGGAGACCGCCCCAGTCAAACTACCCACCAGACACTGTCCGCAGCCCGGATTACGGGCCTACGTTAGAACATCAAACATTAAAGGGTGGTATTTCAAGGTTGGCTCCACGCAGACTGGCGTCCGCGCTTCAAAGCCTCCCACCTATCCTACACATCAAGGCTCAATGTTCAGTGTCAAGCTGTAGTAAAGGTTCACGGGGTCTTTCCGTCTTGCCGCGGGTACACTGCATCTTCACAGCGAGTTCAATTTCACTGAGTCTCGGGTGGAGACAGCCTGGCCATCATTACGCCATTCGTGCAGGTCGGAACTTACCCGACAAGGAATTTCGCTACCTTAGGACCGTTATAGTTACGGCCGCCGTTTACCGGGGCTTCGATCAAGAGCTTCTCCTTGCGGATAACCCCATCAATTAACCTTCCGGCACCGGGCAGGCGTCACACCGTATACGTCCACTTTCGTGTTTGCACAGTGCTGTGTTTTTAATAAACAGTTGCAGCCAGCTGGTATCTTCGACTGGCTTCGGCTCGGGGAGCAAGTCCCTCCACCTACGCGCCAGCGTGCCTTCTCCCGAAGTTACGGCACCATTTTGCCTAGTTCCTTCACCCGAGTTCTCTCAAGCGCCTTGGTATTCTCTACCTGACCACCTGTGTCGGTTTGGGGTACGATTCTGTGTTACCTGATGCTTAGAGGCTTTTCCCCGAAGCTGGGCATTTATCACTTCAGCACCGTAGTGCCTCGTCGTCACGCCTCAGCGTTGATAAGGGACCGGATTTACCCGACCCTCCGCCTACACGCTTAAACCGGGACAACCGTCGCCCGGCTGATATAGCCTTCTCCGTCCCCCCTTCGCAGTAACACCGAGTACAGGAATATTAACCTGTTTCCCATCGACTACGCCTTTCGGCCTCGCCTTAGGGGTCGACTCACCCTGCTCCGATTAACGTTGAACAGGAACCCTTGGTCTTCCGGCGAGCGGGCTTTTCACCCGCTTTATCGTTACTTATGTCAGCATTCGCACTTCTGATACCTCCAGCATGCCTCACAGCACACCTTCGACGGCTTACAGAACGCTCCCCTACCCAACAACGCATAAGCGTCGCTGCCGCAGCTTCGGTGCATGGTTTAGCCCCGTTACATCTTCC
This genomic window contains:
- the murB gene encoding UDP-N-acetylmuramate dehydrogenase translates to MSSQHPSLKADNTLGLEVHTQKRIVAETPAAILAAWQDSQRNQSPFLVLGEGSNVLFLEDFAGTVVLNRIKGIKIQDEFECWKLHVGAGENWHQLVKSTLEKGITGLENLALIPGMTGSAPIQNIGAYGVELKAVCEYVDVLNLHSGETERLDREACEFGYRDSIFKHRYQSGYVIVAVGMILPKQWQPVLTYGDLKTLNPVTANAWDVYHAVCQMRQSKLPDPKVTGNVGSFFKNPVVTEAQCHTLLTQFPAMPHYLMPDGETKLAAGWLIDQCQLKGYRIGGAAVHQQQALVLINADHATPEDIVALAKTVRARVGEKFDVWLEPEVRFIQAQGECNAVGVIA
- the birA gene encoding bifunctional biotin--[acetyl-CoA-carboxylase] ligase/biotin operon repressor BirA, which translates into the protein MKDHSVPLKLVDILSDGEFHSGEQLGDTLGMSRAAINKHIQTLKSWGLDVYTVTGKGYSLSAPIQLLDEQAILSQVKQGNVSVIPVIDSTNQYLLERMHDLQSGAACIAEYQQAGRGRRGRQWFSPFGANLYMSMYWRLEQGPAAAMGLSLVIGIVMAETLRALGADDVRVKWPNDIYLNDRKLAGILVELTGKTGDAAQIVMGAGINLAMRTADASQINQGWINLQEAGVSVNRNELAARLINSLREALPLFEQEGLTAFISRWAALDNFINRPVKLLIGEREVHGIARGVDSQGGLLLEQDGEIKAWVGGEISLRPV